Proteins from one Alphaproteobacteria bacterium genomic window:
- the nuoK gene encoding NADH-quinone oxidoreductase subunit NuoK, with the protein LNRKNVIIILMSVELMLLAVNINFVAFSAHLQDMVGQIFTMFVLTVAAAEAAIGLAILVVYYRNRGSIEVEDINVMKG; encoded by the coding sequence CTGAACCGCAAGAACGTCATCATCATCCTGATGTCGGTCGAACTGATGCTGCTCGCGGTGAACATCAATTTTGTGGCGTTCTCGGCCCATCTGCAGGACATGGTCGGGCAGATATTCACGATGTTCGTGCTGACGGTCGCGGCGGCGGAAGCGGCGATCGGCCTCGCCATCCTCGTGGTATATTACCGTAACCGCGGCTCAATCGAAGTCGAAGACATTAACGTGATGAAGGGCTGA